One genomic segment of Candidatus Baltobacteraceae bacterium includes these proteins:
- a CDS encoding heterodisulfide reductase-related iron-sulfur binding cluster, with product MIAARGFSGEDQPDASIFNQCIRCGFCLPTCPTYLETYVETSGPRGRISLIKSVAEGRIDLLSPGFVEQMEQCLDCRACEAVCPSGVRYGQLVETARTQIQKAREPQLPARTRRMRALLLNTLFRRLDVLRGAASLLRFAQRTHLTGLAGLFGLGDAAKLAPRIEDRYFVPSNQRYEAKTPEGVAFLHAGCIAQVAFARVHEASVRLLVRAKMSVTVPSDQGCCGAIAVHAGEMPLGRELAKRNIAAFERSGADVYVVNAAGCGSALKEYGELFAGDPEWAQRARRFSQRVRDVTEVLDAMDLTPPLRGNLAEVTYQEPCHLAHAQRVTAAPRRLLAKIPGLRLVEMAESAVCCGSAGIYNLTQPAMSRRLRDRKIENVTRTGATVVATANPGCALQVSAGLRDAGAKVRVAHVVELLDEAYGD from the coding sequence GTGATCGCGGCTCGCGGATTCAGCGGCGAAGACCAGCCGGACGCATCGATCTTCAACCAATGCATTCGCTGCGGCTTCTGTTTGCCGACCTGTCCGACGTATCTCGAAACCTACGTCGAGACGTCGGGACCGCGCGGCCGCATTAGTTTGATCAAAAGCGTCGCCGAGGGCCGCATCGATCTGCTCAGCCCCGGCTTCGTCGAGCAAATGGAGCAGTGCTTGGATTGCCGCGCCTGCGAAGCGGTCTGTCCCTCCGGCGTACGCTACGGGCAGCTCGTGGAAACGGCGCGCACGCAAATCCAAAAGGCGCGCGAACCCCAGCTGCCGGCTCGCACGCGCCGGATGCGCGCGCTGCTGCTCAATACGCTCTTTCGACGGCTCGACGTCTTGCGCGGGGCTGCGTCGCTGCTGCGCTTTGCGCAGCGCACGCATTTGACCGGGCTGGCGGGACTCTTCGGACTTGGCGACGCCGCGAAACTCGCGCCGCGCATCGAGGACCGCTACTTCGTTCCGAGCAATCAACGCTACGAAGCCAAGACTCCGGAAGGCGTTGCGTTTTTGCACGCGGGATGCATCGCGCAAGTCGCGTTCGCCCGCGTGCACGAGGCCTCGGTTCGACTTCTGGTGCGTGCGAAAATGTCCGTGACCGTTCCGTCGGATCAGGGATGTTGCGGCGCGATCGCCGTTCACGCCGGCGAGATGCCGCTCGGACGCGAGCTCGCCAAGCGCAACATCGCGGCGTTCGAACGCAGCGGCGCCGACGTCTACGTCGTCAACGCGGCGGGCTGCGGCAGCGCGCTCAAAGAGTACGGCGAGCTTTTCGCCGGCGATCCGGAGTGGGCGCAACGCGCTCGACGTTTCTCGCAGCGCGTGCGCGACGTTACCGAAGTGCTCGATGCGATGGACCTCACGCCGCCGCTACGAGGCAACCTCGCCGAGGTCACCTACCAAGAGCCGTGTCATCTGGCGCACGCACAGCGCGTTACCGCGGCGCCGCGACGGCTGCTCGCGAAGATCCCCGGCCTGCGTTTGGTGGAAATGGCGGAAAGCGCGGTCTGCTGCGGCAGCGCGGGAATCTATAATCTCACGCAGCCGGCGATGTCCCGGCGGTTACGCGATCGTAAGATCGAGAACGTCACGCGCACCGGCGCAACGGTCGTCGCCACGGCAAATCCGGGCTGCGCGCTTCAGGTATCGGCGGGGTTACGGGATGCCGGCGCTAAAGTGCGCGTCGCACACGTGGTCGAGCTTCTCGACGAAGCGTACGGCGACTAG
- a CDS encoding STAS domain-containing protein, with protein sequence MSQDELTIDLRTEDGGDQLIFRLRGSLDLATSPTVRAALMDATEKGKRHIVVDLTQLEFLDSTGLGALIGAHRRASEHDGSLRLIVSDGPIARLLNITGLIRVLSVYHTLEDAKNDQSRVVATI encoded by the coding sequence CGATCTACGGACCGAAGACGGCGGCGACCAGTTGATCTTCAGGCTGCGCGGCAGTCTCGACTTGGCGACGTCGCCGACGGTGCGCGCGGCGCTCATGGATGCGACGGAGAAGGGCAAACGCCACATCGTCGTCGACCTCACGCAACTGGAGTTCCTCGACTCGACCGGGCTCGGAGCGTTGATCGGCGCGCATCGTCGCGCGAGCGAACACGACGGTTCCCTGCGGCTGATCGTTAGCGATGGACCGATTGCTCGCTTGCTCAACATTACGGGACTGATCCGCGTGCTGTCGGTCTATCACACGCTCGAAGACGCCAAGAACGATCAATCCCGCGTCGTCGCGACGATCTAG
- a CDS encoding malate dehydrogenase, which translates to MKKRIKVAVTGAAGQIGYQLIFRVANGEMFGPQTELELHLLEIEQALGTLRGTLMELEDGAFPLLKNVQYGSNPEAMMRDVDWAILVGAVPRKGDMQRSDLLRINGKIFTEQGRAIEANAADDVRVFVVGNPANTNCLIAMNNAPSVPKDRFFAMTTLDELRARTQLAKKAGVDVSEVSQVVVWGNHSATQFPDFHHAKIGGRPAREVINDDEWLHGKFISTVQNRGTQVIQARLASSAASAAHATVTGVYRLTHDTPPNEYYSVGRCSTGEYGIDPGLIFSFPSRTENGVSKIVEGLEINEHARKMIAGTLDELRKEREACIELGLIPAEAAIKAV; encoded by the coding sequence GTGAAAAAACGCATCAAGGTGGCGGTCACCGGAGCCGCCGGGCAGATCGGATATCAACTGATATTCCGGGTTGCCAACGGCGAAATGTTCGGTCCGCAAACGGAGCTCGAGCTGCACCTGCTCGAGATCGAACAGGCGCTCGGAACGCTGCGCGGTACGCTCATGGAGCTCGAAGACGGTGCGTTTCCGCTGCTCAAGAACGTCCAATACGGCTCCAACCCCGAGGCGATGATGCGCGACGTCGATTGGGCGATTCTCGTCGGCGCGGTTCCCCGTAAAGGCGACATGCAGCGCTCCGATCTGCTGCGCATCAACGGCAAGATCTTCACCGAGCAAGGGCGTGCGATCGAAGCCAACGCCGCCGACGACGTGCGCGTGTTCGTGGTCGGCAATCCGGCGAACACCAACTGTTTGATCGCGATGAACAACGCGCCGAGCGTTCCCAAAGATCGTTTCTTTGCGATGACCACGCTCGACGAGCTGCGCGCGCGTACGCAACTGGCGAAGAAAGCCGGCGTCGACGTCAGCGAAGTCTCGCAGGTGGTCGTCTGGGGCAATCATTCCGCGACGCAGTTCCCCGATTTTCACCACGCAAAGATCGGCGGCCGGCCGGCGCGCGAAGTCATCAACGACGACGAGTGGCTGCACGGCAAGTTCATTTCGACGGTGCAAAATCGCGGCACGCAAGTGATCCAAGCGCGGCTCGCATCGTCGGCGGCATCGGCCGCTCACGCGACCGTCACCGGCGTTTACCGGCTGACGCACGACACGCCGCCCAACGAGTACTACTCGGTCGGCCGCTGCTCGACCGGCGAGTACGGCATCGATCCGGGACTGATCTTCTCGTTTCCGTCGCGGACCGAAAACGGCGTATCGAAGATCGTCGAAGGTCTCGAGATTAACGAGCACGCCCGCAAGATGATTGCGGGCACGCTCGACGAGCTGCGCAAAGAGCGCGAGGCGTGCATCGAGCTGGGGCTCATCCCCGCGGAAGCCGCGATAAAAGCCGTTTAG
- a CDS encoding NAD-dependent malic enzyme has protein sequence MDLARRHTKFFHVADDGSFEVSARGFDVLRTPEINKGTAFPEDERQALGLVGLLPPAILSIEQQAARAYEILEKLDDLGRYRFLTGVRDRNETLFFHIVASHMTEMLPVIYTPTVGLAIQQYSRQFRRPHGIFLSIDRQEEIEQAFHNADPGGEATIDLVVATDAEAILGIGDWGVGGIDICVGKLSVYTAAGGIDPQSAIPVVLDVGTDRQSLLDDPLYLGYRHPRVRGDAYRAFIDKYISTVLRLYPNALLHWEDLGAANARWILDRYRSSICTFNDDIQGTAGTVLAAVTSALKVTRGRLRDQTFVVFGAGTAGCGIADLLVNAMTSDGLSPHEAARRFWCVDRNGLLVESMNGVHDFQRPYARPASDCGHWQRDGDRGIALDEVVRQVKPTILIGSSGVTGAFTESVIREMAKHAPRPVILPLSNPTALAEAQPADVIAWTEGKALIATGSPFAPVIYNGVTYAIAQSNNAMLFPGLGLGTIAVRARLISDGMFMAAAQAIADMVNPWDLGASILPPISDVREVSVRVAIAVAEQALREGLARANPQDVEAAVRNAMWEPHYRPIRAV, from the coding sequence ATGGATCTGGCTCGTCGCCACACCAAGTTTTTCCACGTCGCGGACGACGGCTCGTTCGAAGTCTCCGCTCGCGGATTCGACGTGTTGCGCACGCCGGAGATCAACAAGGGAACGGCCTTCCCCGAGGACGAGCGCCAGGCGCTCGGCTTGGTGGGTCTTCTGCCGCCGGCAATTCTCTCCATCGAGCAACAGGCGGCGCGGGCGTACGAAATTCTCGAAAAACTCGACGACCTCGGGCGGTACCGTTTCCTTACCGGCGTCCGCGATCGCAACGAGACGCTCTTCTTTCATATCGTCGCGTCGCACATGACGGAAATGCTGCCGGTCATTTATACGCCGACGGTTGGACTGGCGATCCAGCAGTACAGCCGCCAGTTCCGCCGGCCGCACGGCATTTTTCTCTCGATCGACCGTCAGGAAGAGATCGAGCAGGCGTTTCACAACGCCGACCCAGGCGGCGAGGCGACGATCGATCTCGTCGTGGCAACCGATGCGGAAGCGATTTTAGGGATCGGCGATTGGGGAGTCGGCGGCATCGACATCTGCGTCGGCAAGCTGTCCGTCTACACCGCCGCGGGCGGAATCGATCCGCAGAGCGCGATCCCGGTGGTACTCGACGTCGGTACCGATCGTCAATCGCTGCTCGACGATCCGCTCTATCTCGGTTACCGTCATCCTCGCGTGCGGGGCGACGCCTACCGCGCGTTCATCGACAAGTACATCTCGACGGTTCTGCGTTTATATCCCAACGCGCTGCTGCATTGGGAAGATCTCGGCGCCGCCAACGCTCGGTGGATTCTCGACCGCTACCGGTCGTCGATCTGCACGTTCAACGACGACATTCAAGGCACGGCGGGCACGGTGCTCGCCGCGGTGACGAGCGCGTTGAAAGTCACGCGCGGACGGTTGCGCGACCAGACGTTCGTCGTCTTCGGCGCGGGCACGGCCGGATGCGGCATCGCCGACTTGCTGGTCAACGCGATGACGAGCGACGGACTCTCGCCGCACGAAGCCGCGCGCCGCTTCTGGTGCGTCGATCGCAACGGTTTGCTCGTCGAATCGATGAACGGCGTGCACGATTTCCAGCGGCCCTATGCTCGCCCGGCAAGCGACTGCGGTCACTGGCAGCGCGACGGCGATCGCGGCATCGCGCTGGACGAGGTCGTCCGCCAAGTCAAGCCGACGATTCTCATCGGATCGTCCGGCGTGACGGGCGCGTTTACCGAATCCGTGATTCGCGAGATGGCCAAACACGCGCCGCGTCCCGTGATTCTTCCGCTGTCGAATCCGACGGCGCTGGCCGAAGCGCAGCCGGCCGACGTTATCGCGTGGACCGAGGGCAAGGCGCTCATCGCCACCGGCAGCCCGTTCGCGCCCGTCATTTACAACGGCGTGACCTACGCGATCGCGCAATCCAACAACGCAATGCTCTTCCCCGGGCTGGGTCTGGGGACGATCGCCGTACGCGCCCGCCTCATCAGCGACGGCATGTTCATGGCCGCCGCGCAGGCCATCGCGGATATGGTCAATCCGTGGGACCTCGGCGCGTCGATTCTGCCGCCGATCTCCGACGTTCGCGAGGTTTCCGTTCGCGTCGCGATTGCCGTAGCGGAGCAAGCGCTGCGCGAGGGGCTCGCTCGTGCCAATCCGCAGGACGTTGAAGCGGCTGTTCGCAACGCCATGTGGGAACCGCATTACCGGCCAATCCGGGCAGTATAG
- a CDS encoding NAD-dependent malic enzyme — translation MPHSPISFSLIMRIEMANNPGSFGVLTNAIHDAGGTISALDMHTATKERVVRDVTISVPSDVVADAVRAAIEALDGARIVSASDATFLAHLGGKIRVAPKIPVKNRQDLSTVYTPGVARVSMAIAADPGKAFQLTIKRNTVAVVTDGSAVLGLGDIGPLGALPVMEGKAMLFRQFGDIDAFPICLDTKDVDEIVETVVRIAPVFGGINLEDISAPRCFEIEERLIEALDIPVMHDDQHGTAVVILAALINAAKVVGKPLEELQVVISGSGAAGTATIKMLLDAGVRDVVPVDRSGALTREGRYDSPYKQWLVEHCNRENRRGSLRDVLPGVDVFIGVSAPGILQPEDVARMARDPIIFAMANPIPEIMPDLVAPYAAVVATGRSDFPNQVNNLLAFPGIFRGALDVRARRITERMKRAAAFAIAGTVGDEERCAEYIIPSIFDPRVCDAVGKAVAAAAVEEGVARKAAPV, via the coding sequence GTGCCGCACTCGCCGATCAGTTTCTCGCTCATCATGCGTATCGAGATGGCCAACAATCCCGGCAGCTTCGGCGTTCTCACCAACGCGATTCACGACGCCGGAGGAACGATCAGCGCGCTCGACATGCACACCGCGACGAAAGAGCGCGTCGTGCGCGACGTCACGATCAGCGTTCCCTCCGATGTGGTCGCCGACGCCGTTCGCGCGGCGATCGAGGCGCTCGACGGCGCGCGCATCGTCAGCGCGTCGGACGCAACGTTTCTCGCGCACCTCGGCGGGAAGATTCGCGTCGCACCGAAGATTCCGGTGAAGAACCGGCAAGATCTCTCGACCGTCTACACGCCGGGCGTCGCGCGCGTCTCGATGGCGATCGCAGCGGATCCCGGTAAAGCCTTCCAGTTGACCATCAAGCGCAACACGGTCGCCGTCGTCACCGACGGCAGCGCCGTGCTCGGCTTGGGCGACATCGGCCCGCTCGGCGCGCTTCCGGTCATGGAAGGCAAAGCGATGCTCTTTCGCCAGTTCGGCGACATCGATGCGTTTCCGATCTGCCTAGACACCAAGGACGTCGACGAAATCGTCGAGACCGTCGTGCGCATCGCCCCCGTCTTCGGCGGCATCAATCTGGAAGACATCAGCGCCCCACGCTGCTTCGAAATCGAAGAGCGCCTGATCGAGGCGCTCGACATTCCCGTGATGCACGACGACCAGCACGGGACGGCCGTCGTCATTCTCGCTGCGCTGATCAACGCCGCCAAGGTCGTCGGAAAACCGCTCGAAGAGCTGCAGGTGGTCATCTCGGGCAGCGGTGCGGCCGGAACGGCGACGATCAAGATGCTGCTCGACGCAGGCGTTCGCGACGTCGTGCCGGTCGATCGCAGCGGCGCGCTGACGCGCGAAGGCCGCTACGATAGTCCCTACAAGCAGTGGCTCGTCGAGCATTGCAATCGCGAAAATCGCCGCGGTTCGCTGCGCGACGTGCTGCCCGGCGTCGACGTGTTCATCGGCGTTTCCGCACCGGGGATTCTGCAGCCCGAAGACGTCGCGCGCATGGCGCGGGATCCAATCATCTTTGCCATGGCCAATCCCATTCCGGAGATCATGCCGGATTTGGTCGCACCCTACGCTGCGGTCGTTGCCACCGGACGATCGGACTTTCCCAATCAAGTCAACAATCTGCTCGCGTTCCCCGGCATCTTCCGCGGCGCGCTCGACGTTCGCGCCCGTCGCATTACCGAGCGGATGAAGCGCGCCGCCGCGTTTGCCATCGCGGGTACGGTCGGCGACGAAGAGCGGTGCGCCGAGTACATCATTCCGAGCATCTTCGATCCGCGCGTGTGCGACGCCGTGGGCAAAGCGGTCGCCGCCGCGGCCGTCGAGGAAGGCGTCGCGCGCAAAGCGGCACCGGTGTGA
- a CDS encoding Ldh family oxidoreductase produces the protein MAPVATAYQLTTEEKLKHFIVEVLERSGVARAHAEVVADVLSAADLRGIESHGVARLESYYVGRIRSGNLKPRPNYTIVRESPTSIVYDADNGLGHPVAKMAMEAVIAKAREFGAAFGAVRNSNHYGIAGYYAMMALEHDMIGMSSTNSVKYAAATFGREVVLGTNPFAFAIPAGNEPAFVLDFATTTVPKGKLEVMKRKQKKLEPGWAIDADGNMTYDPDEALRGALLPLGGFGTEGGGHKGFGMGLLADILCGVLSGGCFGPTLPFAHETQEGAISHWFGAFRVDGFRDVDEFKADMDAELRYFKESSAARGAQRIMVAGEPEILKAAYHRQYGVPVHAKVWDGLQRLASELDIPFDIGR, from the coding sequence TTGGCTCCCGTAGCGACCGCGTACCAACTGACGACCGAAGAGAAACTCAAGCATTTCATCGTCGAAGTGCTCGAGCGCTCCGGCGTCGCCCGAGCCCACGCCGAAGTGGTGGCCGACGTTTTATCCGCTGCCGACTTGCGCGGAATCGAATCGCACGGCGTTGCGCGCTTGGAATCGTATTACGTGGGGCGCATCCGCAGCGGCAATCTCAAGCCGCGCCCGAACTACACGATCGTTCGGGAATCGCCGACGTCGATCGTCTACGATGCCGACAACGGCCTGGGACATCCGGTTGCGAAGATGGCGATGGAAGCCGTGATCGCCAAAGCTCGCGAGTTCGGCGCGGCGTTCGGTGCGGTCCGCAACTCCAATCATTACGGCATCGCCGGCTACTACGCGATGATGGCGCTCGAACACGACATGATCGGCATGTCGTCGACGAACTCCGTGAAGTACGCGGCTGCAACGTTCGGTCGCGAGGTTGTTTTGGGAACCAATCCGTTTGCGTTCGCGATCCCGGCCGGCAATGAGCCGGCTTTCGTTTTGGATTTCGCGACGACGACGGTACCCAAAGGCAAGCTCGAAGTCATGAAGCGCAAGCAGAAGAAGCTCGAGCCCGGCTGGGCGATCGATGCCGACGGCAACATGACCTACGATCCCGACGAAGCGCTGCGCGGCGCGCTGCTGCCATTGGGCGGTTTCGGCACCGAGGGTGGCGGTCACAAGGGTTTTGGCATGGGACTGCTCGCCGACATTCTCTGCGGTGTGCTCTCGGGCGGATGCTTCGGGCCGACCTTGCCGTTTGCCCACGAAACGCAGGAAGGCGCGATCTCGCACTGGTTCGGCGCGTTTCGCGTCGACGGGTTCCGCGACGTCGACGAGTTCAAGGCCGATATGGACGCCGAGCTGCGCTATTTTAAGGAAAGCTCGGCCGCACGCGGCGCCCAACGCATCATGGTTGCCGGCGAACCGGAGATCCTCAAGGCCGCCTATCACCGCCAGTACGGCGTCCCGGTGCACGCCAAAGTCTGGGACGGCCTGCAGCGCCTTGCGAGCGAGCTGGACATCCCGTTCGATATTGGGCGCTAG